A DNA window from Oenanthe melanoleuca isolate GR-GAL-2019-014 chromosome 11, OMel1.0, whole genome shotgun sequence contains the following coding sequences:
- the CCNE1 gene encoding G1/S-specific cyclin-E1 isoform X1, whose protein sequence is MRRESDCADEKGPARGDAGAESAMRARKRKADVATFLQDPDEEIAKMEMTRKKPCDKQMSWNNIHEHAHMLIPTPDKDDDPVHVDYSRFIHLSVVPTRATPLPALGWANRDDVWKNMISKEETYVRDKFYMQRHPQLQPKMRAILLDWLMEVCEAYKLHRETFYLAQDFFDRFMATQQDVVKTLLQLIGVTSLFIAAKLEEIYPPKLHQFAYVTDGACTEDEIISMELIIMKALNWNLNPLTVVSWLNIYLQVAYLNDLYEVMLPQYPQQIFVQITELLDLCVLDIGCLEYTYGILAASALYHFSSSELMQKVSGYEFCEIEDCVKWMVPFAMALREVGSSKLKHFSGIAPEDLHNIQTHMNSFDLLDRAQAKQAILAEQNRTSPFPTGVLTPPQSSKKLSSGLQSI, encoded by the exons ATGCGCCGGGAGAG CGACTGCGCGGACGAGAAGGGACCTGCCAGGGGGGACGCGGGTGCCGAGTCCGCCATGCGAGCCCGCAAGAGGAAAGCTGATGTGGCCACG TTCTTACAGGATCCTGATGAAGAAATTGCCAAGATGGAGATGACTAGAAAAAAGCCGTGTGACAAACAG ATGTCCTGGAATAACATCCATGAGCATGCCCACATGCTGATTCCCACTCCGGACAAAGACGACGACCCCGTTCACGTTGACTACTCGCGCTTTATCCATCTGAGCGTTGTTCCCACCAGAGCCACCCCGCTGCCAGCTCTAGG CTGGGCAAACAGGGATGATGTATGGAAAAATATGATAAGCAAAGAAGAGACCTACGTGAGGGATAAGTTCTACATGCAAAGGcacccccagctgcagcctAAAATGAGAGCCATCCTTCTAGACTGGCTAATGGAG GTTTGTGAAGCCTACAAACTTCACAGAGAAACTTTTTATTTAGCACAAGATTTCTTTGATCGCTTTATGGCAACACAACAGGATGTTGTAAAAACACTATTGCAGCTTATTGGTGTCACTTCTCTATTCATAGCAGCAAAGCTTGAG gaaatttaTCCACCAAAGTTGCACCAGTTTGCTTATGTTACAGATGGAGCCTGCACAGAAGATGAAATCATCAGTATGGAATTGATCATTATGAAG GCTCTTAATTGGAACTTAAATCCACTGACAGTTGTATCGTGGCTAAACATTTACCTGCAAGTTGCATATTTAAATGATCTTTATGAGGTAATGCTGCCACAATATCCACAGCAGATATTTGTACAAATAACAGAG CTCCTGGATCTCTGTGTGCTGGATATTGGCTGCTTGGAATACACCTATGGAATACTTGCAGCTTCTGCTTTGTATCACTTCTCTTCATCTGAGTTGATGCAGAAAGTTTCAG GTTATGAATTCTGTGAGATAGAGGACTGTGTGAAATGGATGGTCCCGTTTGCCATGGCCCTGAGGGAAGTAGGAAGCTCCAAACTCAAACACTTTAGCGGGATAGCTCCTGAAGATTTGCACAATATACAGACGCACATGAACAGCTTTGATTTGCTG GACAGAGCTCAAGCAAAACAAGCCATATTGGCTGAGCAAAATAGGACTTCACCTTTCCCCACTGGTGTCCTTACACCACCACAAAGTAGTAAGAAACTATCTTCTGGACTGCAATCAATATGA
- the CCNE1 gene encoding G1/S-specific cyclin-E1 isoform X2 codes for MRARKRKADVATFLQDPDEEIAKMEMTRKKPCDKQMSWNNIHEHAHMLIPTPDKDDDPVHVDYSRFIHLSVVPTRATPLPALGWANRDDVWKNMISKEETYVRDKFYMQRHPQLQPKMRAILLDWLMEVCEAYKLHRETFYLAQDFFDRFMATQQDVVKTLLQLIGVTSLFIAAKLEEIYPPKLHQFAYVTDGACTEDEIISMELIIMKALNWNLNPLTVVSWLNIYLQVAYLNDLYEVMLPQYPQQIFVQITELLDLCVLDIGCLEYTYGILAASALYHFSSSELMQKVSGYEFCEIEDCVKWMVPFAMALREVGSSKLKHFSGIAPEDLHNIQTHMNSFDLLDRAQAKQAILAEQNRTSPFPTGVLTPPQSSKKLSSGLQSI; via the exons ATGCGAGCCCGCAAGAGGAAAGCTGATGTGGCCACG TTCTTACAGGATCCTGATGAAGAAATTGCCAAGATGGAGATGACTAGAAAAAAGCCGTGTGACAAACAG ATGTCCTGGAATAACATCCATGAGCATGCCCACATGCTGATTCCCACTCCGGACAAAGACGACGACCCCGTTCACGTTGACTACTCGCGCTTTATCCATCTGAGCGTTGTTCCCACCAGAGCCACCCCGCTGCCAGCTCTAGG CTGGGCAAACAGGGATGATGTATGGAAAAATATGATAAGCAAAGAAGAGACCTACGTGAGGGATAAGTTCTACATGCAAAGGcacccccagctgcagcctAAAATGAGAGCCATCCTTCTAGACTGGCTAATGGAG GTTTGTGAAGCCTACAAACTTCACAGAGAAACTTTTTATTTAGCACAAGATTTCTTTGATCGCTTTATGGCAACACAACAGGATGTTGTAAAAACACTATTGCAGCTTATTGGTGTCACTTCTCTATTCATAGCAGCAAAGCTTGAG gaaatttaTCCACCAAAGTTGCACCAGTTTGCTTATGTTACAGATGGAGCCTGCACAGAAGATGAAATCATCAGTATGGAATTGATCATTATGAAG GCTCTTAATTGGAACTTAAATCCACTGACAGTTGTATCGTGGCTAAACATTTACCTGCAAGTTGCATATTTAAATGATCTTTATGAGGTAATGCTGCCACAATATCCACAGCAGATATTTGTACAAATAACAGAG CTCCTGGATCTCTGTGTGCTGGATATTGGCTGCTTGGAATACACCTATGGAATACTTGCAGCTTCTGCTTTGTATCACTTCTCTTCATCTGAGTTGATGCAGAAAGTTTCAG GTTATGAATTCTGTGAGATAGAGGACTGTGTGAAATGGATGGTCCCGTTTGCCATGGCCCTGAGGGAAGTAGGAAGCTCCAAACTCAAACACTTTAGCGGGATAGCTCCTGAAGATTTGCACAATATACAGACGCACATGAACAGCTTTGATTTGCTG GACAGAGCTCAAGCAAAACAAGCCATATTGGCTGAGCAAAATAGGACTTCACCTTTCCCCACTGGTGTCCTTACACCACCACAAAGTAGTAAGAAACTATCTTCTGGACTGCAATCAATATGA